A part of Aegilops tauschii subsp. strangulata cultivar AL8/78 chromosome 2, Aet v6.0, whole genome shotgun sequence genomic DNA contains:
- the LOC109761836 gene encoding uncharacterized protein isoform X2: MPPRPRAPSSGANSIAAEMGAQGIPARGGSPSPPVTTKHDASGAGEAQSCPVRSPAPEGSDRPVEEKNSPEEIPWYDKLEDIDEEYRKYLSCVRFVNGHQIVVVPEGGLDAVPARVRNKSNGSGKKDGEEAAAHAASGEKGSSVGSKGKRKGKGKLASITTGGKSRVRDPDPAHRQKVLVMNRKVTQYGEDEVPVPVGDKSDGAGKTDGVEAASRATSKKDGCGVGKKKGKGKVAAITTGGPALKSRVGDSIVHPQKGQKEKNNERKNGAKKMKVAAELHLETLNNASGKGKVAAITIGRPALMPGVRDSTMHHSVVEEEGKPSKELPVETLNTVKRKRQSTYVQNAESRTTSGKEKVVAITTCEPALKSRVRDSTTHPQKVQKEKNGRKNGSKKMKLVEEEGKPSKELPVETLNIVKRKRKSSNVQNAESRTASTDNRKPQLRRSARLMLSPPENDHK, translated from the exons ATGCCACCACGGCCACGCGCTCCAAGCTCCGGCGCCAACTCCATCGCCGCTGAGATGGGCGCCCAGGGAATCCCTGCCCGGGGCGGCTCCCCTTCCCCTCCCGTCACCACCAAGCACGATGCGTCTGGCGCCGGCGAAGCCCAAAGCTGCCCCGTCCGCTCCCCGGCCCCGGAAGGAAGCGACCGCCCGGTGGAGGAGAAGAACTCCCCCGAGGAAATCCCTTGGTACGATAAATTGGAGGACATAGATGAGGAGTACCGCAAGTACTTGAGTTGCGTGCGCTTTGTGAATGGCCACCAGATAGTGGTCGTGCCGGAAGGCGGGCTGGATGCGGTGCCGGCTCGAGTTCGTAACAAGTCTAATGGGTCAGGGAAGAAGGATGGGGAGGAAGCGGCTGCTCATGCTGCTTCGGGGGAGAAGGGCAGCAGTGTTGGGAGCAAGGGCAAGCGGAAGGGGAAGGGGAAGTTGGCGTCGATCACCACGGGTGGGAAGTCTCGTGTGCGCGATCCCGACCCTGCGCATCGGCAAAAGGTGTTGGTGATGAACCGCAAGGTTACACAATACGGGGAGGACGAGGTGCCGGTTCCAGTTGGTGACAAGTCTGATGGGGCAGGGAAGACGGATGGGGTGGAAGCGGCTTCCCGTGCTACTTCAAAGAAGGACGGCTGCGGCGTtgggaagaagaagggaaaggggaAGGTGGCGGCTATCACCACGGGTGGGCCTGCGCTGAAGTCTCGTGTGGGCGATTCCATTGTGCATCCGCAAAAG GGTCAGAAAGAGAAGAATAATGAACGGAAAAATGGTGCTAAGAAGATGAAGGTGGCGGCGGAACTGCATCTGGAAACACTCAACAATGCTTCG GGGAAGGGGAAGGTGGCGGCGATCACCATAGGTAGACCTGCGCTGATGCCTGGTGTGCGCGATTCCACTATGCATCACTCAGTGGTGGAGGAAGAAGGGAAGCCGTCGAAGGAGCTGCCTGTGGAAACACTGAATACTGTGAAGAGGAAAAGGCAATCAACTTATGTCCAAAATGCCGAGTCTCGCACTACTTCG GGGAAGGAGAAGGTGGTGGCGATCACCACGTGTGAGCCTGCGCTGAAATCTCGTGTGCGCGATTCCACTACGCATCCGCAAAAG GTTCAGAAGGAGAAGAATGGACGCAAAAATGGTTCTAAGAAGATGAAGTTGGTGGAGGAAGAAGGGAAGCCGTCGAAGGAGCTGCCTGTGGAAACACTGAATATTGTGAAGAGGAAAAGGAAATCAAGTAATGTACAAAATGCCGAGTCTCGTACTGCTTCG ACTGACAACAGAAAGCCACAACTTCGGAGATCTGCTCGACTTATGCTCAGTCCACCTGAAAATGATCATAAGTAG
- the LOC109761836 gene encoding uncharacterized protein isoform X1, with translation MPPRPRAPSSGANSIAAEMGAQGIPARGGSPSPPVTTKHDASGAGEAQSCPVRSPAPEGSDRPVEEKNSPEEIPWYDKLEDIDEEYRKYLSCVRFVNGHQIVVVPEGGLDAVPARVRNKSNGSGKKDGEEAAAHAASGEKGSSVGSKGKRKGKGKLASITTGGKSRVRDPDPAHRQKVLVMNRKVTQYGEDEVPVPVGDKSDGAGKTDGVEAASRATSKKDGCGVGKKKGKGKVAAITTGGPALKSRVGDSIVHPQKGQKEKNNERKNGAKKMKVAAELHLETLNNASGKGKVAAITIGRPALMPGVRDSTMHHSVVEEEGKPSKELPVETLNTVKRKRQSTYVQNAESRTTSGKEKVVAITTCEPALKSRVRDSTTHPQKVQKEKNGRKNGSKKMKLVEEEGKPSKELPVETLNIVKRKRKSSNVQNAESRTASELHGVVWPTHIMERPDSEFKEKLMRLLRKPFSQGECDTLLDKATTRPPATMKRQTRGGVKYYNSEHERQPSYFDGHPDLAKQVRVESASKPNQLALLRGFFFWMENIAHHDQFRPWRDDFKQYKVTMVEIE, from the exons ATGCCACCACGGCCACGCGCTCCAAGCTCCGGCGCCAACTCCATCGCCGCTGAGATGGGCGCCCAGGGAATCCCTGCCCGGGGCGGCTCCCCTTCCCCTCCCGTCACCACCAAGCACGATGCGTCTGGCGCCGGCGAAGCCCAAAGCTGCCCCGTCCGCTCCCCGGCCCCGGAAGGAAGCGACCGCCCGGTGGAGGAGAAGAACTCCCCCGAGGAAATCCCTTGGTACGATAAATTGGAGGACATAGATGAGGAGTACCGCAAGTACTTGAGTTGCGTGCGCTTTGTGAATGGCCACCAGATAGTGGTCGTGCCGGAAGGCGGGCTGGATGCGGTGCCGGCTCGAGTTCGTAACAAGTCTAATGGGTCAGGGAAGAAGGATGGGGAGGAAGCGGCTGCTCATGCTGCTTCGGGGGAGAAGGGCAGCAGTGTTGGGAGCAAGGGCAAGCGGAAGGGGAAGGGGAAGTTGGCGTCGATCACCACGGGTGGGAAGTCTCGTGTGCGCGATCCCGACCCTGCGCATCGGCAAAAGGTGTTGGTGATGAACCGCAAGGTTACACAATACGGGGAGGACGAGGTGCCGGTTCCAGTTGGTGACAAGTCTGATGGGGCAGGGAAGACGGATGGGGTGGAAGCGGCTTCCCGTGCTACTTCAAAGAAGGACGGCTGCGGCGTtgggaagaagaagggaaaggggaAGGTGGCGGCTATCACCACGGGTGGGCCTGCGCTGAAGTCTCGTGTGGGCGATTCCATTGTGCATCCGCAAAAG GGTCAGAAAGAGAAGAATAATGAACGGAAAAATGGTGCTAAGAAGATGAAGGTGGCGGCGGAACTGCATCTGGAAACACTCAACAATGCTTCG GGGAAGGGGAAGGTGGCGGCGATCACCATAGGTAGACCTGCGCTGATGCCTGGTGTGCGCGATTCCACTATGCATCACTCAGTGGTGGAGGAAGAAGGGAAGCCGTCGAAGGAGCTGCCTGTGGAAACACTGAATACTGTGAAGAGGAAAAGGCAATCAACTTATGTCCAAAATGCCGAGTCTCGCACTACTTCG GGGAAGGAGAAGGTGGTGGCGATCACCACGTGTGAGCCTGCGCTGAAATCTCGTGTGCGCGATTCCACTACGCATCCGCAAAAG GTTCAGAAGGAGAAGAATGGACGCAAAAATGGTTCTAAGAAGATGAAGTTGGTGGAGGAAGAAGGGAAGCCGTCGAAGGAGCTGCCTGTGGAAACACTGAATATTGTGAAGAGGAAAAGGAAATCAAGTAATGTACAAAATGCCGAGTCTCGTACTGCTTCG GAATTACATGGTGTTGTATGGCCAACCCATATCATGGAGAGGCCAGATTCTGAATTCAAGGAAAAGTTGATGCGTCTTCTCCGCAAACCATTTAGCCAGGGAGAATGTGATACGCTGCTTGACAAGGCTACGACTCGCCCTCCGGCAACAATGAAAAGGCAAACACGCGGTGGCGTGAAGTACTACAACTCTGAACATGAAAGGCAACCATCATATTTTGATGGTCACCCAG ATCTTGCGAAACAAGTACGTGTAGAAAGCGCCAGCAAACCCAACCAGTTAGCTCTGTTgcgtggatttttcttctggATGGAG AATATTGCGCATCACGACCAATTCAGGCCATGGAGAGATGATTTCAAACAGTACAAAGTTACTATGGTAGAAATAGAATGA
- the LOC141041159 gene encoding uncharacterized protein — MVAAVSTPTPRTWDGTFNTNGAAACASAGLRERMNERGGRLAIGIRATVDEGPWWAAERPALTRHQPRLPRDTAGKQRLRSARRRGRSRIRRNAGEVVVPERVIREAARHGGTIVYPTLTSTNYIEWALVMQINLRAQGLWEAMLGEGMVTDCKDMAALAALIRAVPPEMHDVLGVKNSAYEAWEAVRTMRMVVTRIREATAQRLRSDFEQITFRDGEALDGFAMRITTLVNNLRSLGDNVEEVRVVQKFLRVVPARYTQIACAIETLLDLRNLTVEELVGRLRSAEERYGVDAKGHDGQLLLTEQEWYARKGQQGQGSGSSGGGGQRQGKPQGGGGGQRRGRDMTKGLQGTTTRAKGPGPAGAGTTTGGPTVAPTEGEPCQDRRRQREPSAGEGLHPSRTGTCTTDVHGAAAGRGSGGARRCPGERASYGCAHERDAGRGSGLPLQEAHADDVWFLDTGASNHMTGIKSVFSELDTGIAGTVKFGDGSIVEIQGRGTIIFGCRNGEHRALTDVYYIPRLRSNIISLGQLGENGSQVLIEHGVLRLRDQQQRILIRVERMRNRLYVVTLDATQPVCLAVRAGEQAWRWHERYGHLNFDALCRLSRHDMVRGLQVIEHAQQLCDSFLAGKQRRASFPQAAKGRANGLLDLVHGDLCGPIAPATAGGKRYFLLLVDDLSRYMWLTLLTTKDEAATAIKHFKAEVEVETGRKLRLLRTDRGGEFTSATFTTFCAEEGMGRQLTAPYSPQQSRVVERRNQMIVAAARSLMKAKGVVKPHAAKLDDRSTLMIFLGYEPGTAAYRVYNPARNRVHVSRDVVFDESARWDWEANEAALAGVEFTVDTFSYTVTRTTTCPPASTDPDATATPLKENAATGSPAPQEGSTRSAGSPSP; from the exons ATGGTGGCCGCGGTGAGCACGCCCACTCCGCGAACATGGGATGGCACGTTCAACACGAACGGGGCAGCGGCGTGCGCATCGGCCGGGCTG AGAGAGAGAATGAATGAGCGTGGCGGCCGCCTGGCAATTGGCATCAGAGCCACCGTTGACGAGGGACCATGGTGGGCAGCAGAGAGGCCGGCGCTGACGAGGCACCAGCCGCGCCTGCCCAGGGACACGGCGGGGAAGCAACGCCTCAGGAGCGCACGGAGACGCGGGCGCAGCCGCATCAGGAGGAACGCGGGCGAGGTGGTCGTCCCCGAGCGCGTGATCCGGGAGGCCGCCAGGCACGGCGGCACGATCGTCTACCCCACCCTGACCTCCACAAACTACATCGAGTGGGCGTTGGTCATGCAGATCAATCTGCGTGCGCAGGGCCTCTGGGAGGCCATGCTTGGCGAGGGCATGGTCACCGACTGCAAGGACATGGCGGCGCTCGCCGCGCTGATCCGGGCTGTGCCCCCGGAGATGCACGACGTCCTCGGCGTCAAGAACTCCGCGTACGAGGCCTGGGAGGCCGTGCGCACGATGCGGATGGTCGTGACCCGCATCCGGGAGGCCACGGCGCAGCGTCTCCGGTCTGATTTTGAGCAGATCACGTTCAGGGACGGAGAAGCCCTAGACGGCTTCGCCATGCGCATCACCACCCTCGTCAACAACCTGCGGTCGTTGGGCGACAACGTGGAGGAGGTGCGCGTGGTGCAGAAGTTCCTGCGCGTCGTGCCGGCCCGGTACACGCAGATCGCCTGCGCCATCGAGACCCTCCTCGATCTCAGGAACCTGACGGTGGAGGAGCTCGTCGGCCGCCTCCGCTCCGCCGAGGAACGCTACGGCGTCGACGCGAAAGGCCACGACGGGCAGCTCCTGCTCACTGAACAGGAGTGGTACGCACGCAAGGGCCAGCAGGGGCAAGGCTCAGGCTCATCTGGCGGTGGCGGTCAGCGTCAAGGCAAGCcgcagggcggcggcggcggacagcGCCGGGGGCGCGACATGACAAAG GGACTGCAAGGAACCACGACGAGAGCGAAAGGGCCAGGGCCAGCCGGCGCCGGCACAACCACCGGCGGCCCAACCGTAGCTCCAACCGAGGGCGAACCTTGCCAGGATCGACGACGACAACGCGAGCCTTCTGCTGGCGAGGGCCTGCACCCTTCACGAACGGGGACCTGCACTACTGATGTCCACGGTGCAGCCGCCGGACGCGGTTCAGGCGGCGCACGGCGATGCCCCGGCGAACGGGCGAGCTACGGGTGCGCCCACGAGCGTGACGCTGGTCGAGGATCAGGTCTTCCTCTCCAGGAGGCCCACGCCGACGACGTCTGGTTCCTCGACACAGGAGCCAGCAACCACATGACTGGCATCAAGAGCGTGTTCTCCGAGCTCGACACCGGCATCGCAGGCACGGTCAAGTTCGGGGACGGATCCATCGTGGAGATCCAAGGACGCGGCACGATCATCTTCGGATGCCGCAATGGTGAGCATCGAGCCCTGACTGATGTGTATTACATTCCCCGCCTGCGCAGCAACATCATCAGTCTCGGCCAGCTCGGCGAAAACGGCTCCCAGGTCCTCATCGAGCATGGCGTTCTGCGCCTGCGCGACCAGCAGCAGCGGATCCTCATCCGGGTAGAGCGCATGCGGAACCGTCTGTACGTGGTCACCCTCGACGCCACTCAGCCGGTCTGCCTCGCCGTGCGCGCCGGGGAGCAAGCCTGGAGGTGGCACGAACGCTACGGGCACCTCAACTTTGACGCGCTCTGCAGGCTCTCGCGGCACGACATGGTGCGGGGCCTGCAGGTGATCGAGCACGCTCAGCAGCTCTGCGACAGCTTTTTGGCGGGGAAGCAAAGGAGGGCTTCGTTCCCGCAGGCGGCGAAGGGGCGAGCAAATGGCCTGCTGGACCTCGTCCACGGCGACCTGTGCGGCCCGATAGCGCCGGCCACAGCCGGGGGCAAACGCtacttcctcctcctcgtcgacgACCTGAGCCGCTACATGTGGCTCACGCTCCTCACCACAAAGGACGAAGCCGCGACGGCGATCAAGCACTTCAAGGCCGAAGTGGAGGTGGAAACTGGGCGGAAACTGCGCCTGCTCCGCACGGACCGAGGAGGAGAGTTCACGTCCGCCACGTTCACCACGTTCTGCGCTGAGGAGGGCATGGGGCGCCAGCTGACGGCGCCCTACTCACCACAGCAGAGCAGGGTGGTGGAGCGGCGCAATCAGATGATCGTCGCCGCCGCGAGGAGCCTGATGAAGGCGAAGGGG GTGGTGAAACCACATGCGGCGAAGTTGGACGACCGGAGCACTCTGATGATCTTCCTCGGGTATGAGCCGGGGACGGCGGCGTACCGCGTCTACAACCCAGCCCGCAACCGTGTGCACGTCTCTCGCGACGTGGTCTTCGACGAGAGCGCACGGTGGGACTGGGAGGCGAACGAGGCGGCGCTAGCGGGCGTGGAGTTCACCGTTGACACCTTCTCCTACACGGTGACACGAACGACGACGTGTCCACCGGCGAGCACAGATCCGGACGCAACGGCAACGCCACTAAAGGAGAATGCCGCGACAGGATCTCCGGCGCCACAGGAGGGGAGCACACGCAGCGCGGGCTCTCCCAGCCCGTAG